The Cystobacter fuscus DSM 2262 genome includes a region encoding these proteins:
- a CDS encoding trifunctional serine/threonine-protein kinase/ATP-binding protein/sensor histidine kinase encodes MLDIPGYRVLGTLRATSSNVLFHAVREADGVPVILKTPLAPSPGSSENERYRREFAILQRLRDVRGVARPYAYERIHERPVLLLERVQGEPLSETTGQPMEVSRFLSLALSLVSTLAEVHLRDIIHKDIKPSNILLEPSGEARLIDFGVATLQRVEHLEAAPAHLIEGTLAYMSPEQTGRMNRVVDYRTDFYSLGVTFYELLTGRRPFQAKDALEWFHAHLAQKPKPPHELNPQLPPALSALVMKLLAKVAEERYQSAEGLKADLERCREALGQGVREEFPLGTQDTPQRFQLPQRLYGREAQVASLLEGFERVTRTGRPELLLLSGYSGIGKSSLVHELYKPVVRRRGLFLSGKFDQFQRDIPYATLAQTLRGLVQQLLAGSEEELARWREQVNRAWDGQGQVLVDLVPQLEVLVGRQPALQELPASEAQQRFFRVVRQFTAVFSTKEHPVVVFLDDLQWADPSSLRLLEQMLSHPESPPVLWLGAYRDNEVSPTHPLMAMLEKAREAGTRLTDLRLEPLRVEQVEELVGETLPGAGGEVVSPLAELVYEKTGGNPFFLLRLLVTLHQEGLLVRLPKGGWRWDAEGVRARDYSENIVDFLVGKLRQFPPDTQHLLRLAACAGTVFSLQLLGTLSGLPGEEEVERGLEPALREGMLGRVGTETYRFLHDRIQQAAHSLNSEAQRQEAHLRIGRLLLQGLSPEQVRESLFEVVSQLNAGLALMEDPTERHQLARLNAEAGTKAQAGLALHPALTYFSTAFALIPGDPWETDPALSFQVRLAQARTQLLSGSPSEAWRQLEEFRPRARTRADTVALHMLTQDIHFATGAFLEGMNSIRECLELLGMPVPWQPTWEEAVAAHEEAWALLGQRPIESLLELPLMTDPDMKMAVVALFKLFPGAYSSDPNLLIIILSRMVSLTLRHGVVDAAVPGYTWFGVITGSFFKRYREGFAFARLALGFVERYHLSARRGDVLLGMQFSSYWVQPLARAQELLINGLRYTLQVGDIAPATYCSVYLVTNRLAMGHSLDEVYQESLVRDEFLRKTGFVDPQEALVVAQRYVQQLRGHSLSFSTLSGEGFDERAYEARMTPERLGGSRCHYWLFKMQSRFMCGAYGEARDAADKAAGLLWSCFGTLNSREGHFYRALTLAACFAGASPEQQREWMEAIERHHQQLAEWAENCPENFRALERLVFAERARLLGHAEEATRAYEQAIRSARENGAIQYVGLASELAANFWRTREAPIVAHAFAREARAAYQRWGARAKVQHLESLWPELAPTHSPQEALSTSSTDSTRIDALTVVKAQQAVSGEIELERLVTALMRAAMENAGAQKGALLLPGENTLAVAALFQTSPEGALVASDEGHHHELPWTLLTYVRRMREHVLIGDASQPHAFSSDAYLARGGARSVLCLPLMRQEHFSGALYLENDLATNAFSPARLALLGHLASQAAISIENARLYADVQRARTELRRANDELERRVEERTRELSRAQARLVDTAREVGMAEVASNVLHNVGNVLTSAVVNMEVMSKTAGALRVGRVRQAGALLLEHRESLADFLTKDPRGGQMPEYLVALGDEMMREQTRLMEDMAAMNRHIEHIRAIVQVQQTYARNSLMTEECELSQLIDDALRIQLASLRRHGVTVHREVSELPRVKVDKHKVLQILINLLSNAEHALDGVPEGRRDLWVRLVAEGGVARIQVADSGVGIAPELMDSLFTHGFTTRKDGHGFGLHSSALAAQMLKGRLLLESAGPGQGAVATLELPLTSDGSPRASS; translated from the coding sequence ATGTTGGACATCCCGGGTTACAGAGTCCTTGGCACGCTCCGCGCGACGAGTTCGAACGTGCTGTTCCACGCGGTGCGCGAGGCCGATGGTGTCCCCGTCATCCTCAAGACGCCCCTGGCCCCCTCCCCCGGCTCCAGCGAGAACGAGCGCTACCGGCGGGAGTTCGCCATCCTGCAGCGGCTGCGGGACGTGCGCGGGGTGGCCAGGCCCTACGCCTACGAGCGGATTCACGAGCGGCCCGTCCTCCTGCTGGAGCGGGTGCAGGGCGAACCCCTGTCCGAGACCACGGGTCAGCCGATGGAGGTCTCCCGGTTCTTGAGTCTGGCCCTCTCGCTGGTCTCCACCCTGGCCGAGGTCCACCTCCGCGACATCATCCACAAGGACATCAAGCCCTCCAACATCCTCCTGGAGCCGTCCGGCGAGGCGCGACTCATCGACTTCGGCGTGGCGACGTTGCAGCGGGTGGAGCACCTGGAGGCGGCCCCCGCGCATCTCATCGAGGGCACGCTGGCGTACATGTCACCCGAGCAGACCGGGCGGATGAACCGCGTGGTGGACTACCGCACGGATTTCTATTCGCTGGGCGTCACCTTCTACGAGCTGCTCACGGGGCGCAGGCCCTTCCAGGCCAAGGACGCGCTCGAGTGGTTTCACGCGCACCTGGCGCAGAAACCCAAGCCGCCCCACGAGCTGAATCCCCAGCTGCCGCCGGCCTTGTCCGCGCTCGTCATGAAGCTGCTGGCCAAGGTGGCCGAGGAGCGCTACCAGAGCGCCGAGGGCTTGAAGGCCGATCTGGAGCGCTGCCGCGAGGCACTCGGCCAGGGCGTGCGGGAAGAGTTCCCCCTGGGGACCCAGGACACGCCCCAACGCTTCCAACTGCCGCAACGGCTCTATGGGCGTGAGGCGCAGGTGGCCTCCCTGCTCGAGGGCTTCGAGCGCGTGACGCGCACGGGCCGGCCGGAGTTGCTGCTGCTCAGTGGTTACTCGGGCATCGGCAAGTCCTCGCTGGTGCACGAGCTGTACAAGCCGGTGGTGCGGCGGCGCGGGCTGTTCCTGAGCGGCAAGTTCGACCAGTTCCAGCGGGACATCCCCTACGCCACCCTGGCCCAGACCCTGCGCGGGCTGGTGCAGCAACTGCTCGCCGGCAGCGAGGAGGAGCTCGCCCGGTGGCGCGAGCAGGTGAACCGGGCGTGGGACGGCCAGGGCCAGGTGCTCGTGGACCTGGTGCCCCAACTGGAAGTGCTCGTGGGCCGGCAGCCCGCGCTCCAGGAGTTGCCCGCCAGCGAAGCGCAGCAGCGCTTCTTCCGGGTGGTGCGCCAGTTCACGGCGGTGTTCTCCACGAAGGAGCACCCGGTGGTGGTGTTCCTGGATGACTTGCAGTGGGCGGATCCCTCCAGTCTGCGGCTGCTCGAGCAGATGCTGTCCCATCCGGAGAGTCCCCCGGTGTTGTGGCTCGGCGCCTACCGGGACAACGAGGTGAGCCCCACCCACCCGCTGATGGCGATGTTGGAGAAGGCGCGCGAGGCGGGCACGCGCCTCACGGACCTCCGGCTGGAGCCGCTGCGCGTGGAGCAGGTGGAGGAGTTGGTGGGCGAGACGCTCCCGGGAGCGGGCGGGGAGGTGGTCTCCCCCCTGGCGGAGCTGGTGTACGAGAAGACGGGGGGCAACCCCTTCTTCCTGCTGCGACTGTTGGTGACGCTCCACCAGGAGGGCCTGCTCGTGCGCCTGCCGAAAGGAGGCTGGCGGTGGGATGCCGAGGGAGTGCGGGCCCGGGACTACTCGGAGAACATCGTCGACTTCCTGGTGGGCAAGCTGCGCCAGTTTCCTCCGGACACCCAGCACCTGCTGCGGCTGGCGGCGTGCGCGGGCACCGTCTTCTCGCTCCAACTGTTGGGCACCCTCTCGGGGCTCCCCGGGGAAGAGGAGGTGGAGCGAGGCCTGGAGCCCGCGCTGCGCGAAGGCATGCTCGGGCGCGTGGGCACGGAGACGTACCGCTTCCTGCATGACCGCATCCAGCAGGCGGCCCACTCGCTCAACTCCGAGGCACAGCGCCAGGAGGCGCACCTGCGCATCGGCCGCCTGCTGCTCCAGGGCTTGTCCCCGGAGCAGGTGCGCGAGTCGCTCTTCGAGGTGGTGAGCCAGCTCAACGCCGGGTTGGCGCTGATGGAGGACCCCACCGAGCGCCACCAGCTCGCGCGACTCAACGCCGAGGCGGGGACCAAGGCCCAGGCCGGGCTCGCGCTGCACCCCGCCCTCACCTACTTCTCGACGGCCTTCGCGCTCATTCCCGGGGACCCCTGGGAGACGGACCCCGCCCTGTCCTTCCAGGTGCGACTGGCCCAGGCGCGCACGCAACTGCTGAGCGGCTCGCCCTCCGAGGCCTGGCGCCAGCTCGAGGAGTTCCGCCCCCGGGCCCGCACCCGCGCGGACACCGTGGCCCTCCACATGCTGACCCAGGACATCCACTTCGCCACGGGTGCGTTCCTGGAGGGCATGAACTCCATCCGGGAGTGCCTGGAGCTGCTGGGCATGCCCGTCCCGTGGCAACCCACCTGGGAGGAGGCCGTGGCCGCCCATGAGGAAGCGTGGGCCCTGTTGGGGCAGCGGCCCATCGAGAGCCTCCTCGAGCTGCCCCTCATGACCGACCCGGACATGAAGATGGCCGTCGTCGCCCTCTTCAAGCTCTTCCCCGGCGCCTACTCCTCCGACCCAAACCTGCTCATCATCATCCTGAGCCGGATGGTCTCCCTCACCCTGCGCCACGGCGTCGTGGACGCCGCCGTGCCCGGGTACACCTGGTTCGGCGTCATCACCGGCTCGTTCTTCAAGCGCTACCGGGAAGGCTTTGCCTTCGCACGGCTCGCCCTCGGCTTCGTCGAGCGCTACCACCTGTCCGCCCGCCGGGGGGATGTGCTGCTCGGCATGCAGTTCAGCAGCTACTGGGTCCAGCCCCTCGCCCGAGCGCAGGAACTGCTCATCAACGGCCTGCGGTATACGCTTCAAGTGGGCGACATCGCACCCGCCACCTATTGCAGCGTCTATCTCGTCACCAACCGTCTGGCCATGGGGCACTCCCTGGACGAGGTCTACCAGGAGTCGCTCGTGCGCGACGAGTTCCTGCGCAAGACGGGCTTCGTGGATCCCCAGGAGGCGCTCGTCGTGGCGCAGCGCTACGTGCAACAGCTGCGTGGCCACTCCCTGTCATTCTCCACCCTGAGCGGGGAGGGCTTCGACGAACGGGCCTACGAGGCGCGGATGACGCCCGAGCGACTGGGCGGCTCGCGGTGCCATTACTGGCTCTTCAAGATGCAGTCGCGCTTCATGTGCGGCGCCTACGGGGAAGCCCGCGATGCGGCGGACAAAGCAGCCGGGTTGTTGTGGTCCTGCTTCGGCACGCTCAATTCCCGCGAAGGCCACTTCTACCGCGCCCTGACCCTGGCCGCGTGCTTCGCGGGGGCCTCGCCCGAGCAGCAGCGGGAGTGGATGGAGGCCATCGAGCGGCACCACCAGCAGCTCGCGGAGTGGGCGGAGAATTGCCCGGAGAACTTCCGCGCGCTCGAGCGGCTCGTCTTCGCGGAGCGGGCCCGGCTGCTGGGGCACGCGGAGGAGGCGACACGGGCCTACGAGCAGGCCATCCGCTCGGCCCGGGAGAACGGCGCCATCCAGTACGTGGGGCTGGCCAGTGAGCTCGCGGCGAACTTCTGGCGCACGCGCGAGGCGCCCATCGTCGCCCACGCTTTCGCGCGCGAGGCCCGGGCGGCCTATCAACGGTGGGGAGCGCGGGCCAAGGTCCAGCACCTGGAGTCCCTGTGGCCAGAGCTCGCGCCCACCCACTCCCCCCAGGAAGCGCTGAGCACCAGCAGCACGGACTCCACCCGCATCGACGCGCTCACGGTGGTCAAGGCCCAGCAGGCCGTCTCCGGAGAGATCGAGCTGGAGCGCCTGGTGACGGCACTGATGCGGGCGGCGATGGAGAACGCCGGCGCCCAGAAGGGTGCCCTGCTGCTGCCTGGGGAAAACACGCTCGCGGTGGCGGCCCTCTTCCAGACCTCGCCGGAGGGCGCCCTGGTGGCCTCGGACGAGGGACACCACCACGAGCTGCCGTGGACGCTCCTCACCTATGTCCGGCGCATGCGCGAACACGTGCTCATCGGCGATGCCTCCCAGCCCCATGCGTTCTCCTCCGATGCGTACCTGGCGCGCGGCGGAGCCCGCTCGGTGCTGTGCCTGCCCCTGATGCGGCAGGAGCACTTCTCCGGGGCCCTGTACCTGGAGAACGACCTGGCCACCAACGCCTTCAGCCCGGCACGCCTGGCGCTGCTGGGACACCTCGCGTCGCAGGCGGCCATCTCCATCGAGAACGCGCGACTGTACGCGGACGTGCAGCGCGCCCGGACGGAGCTGCGCCGGGCCAATGACGAGCTGGAGCGGCGGGTGGAAGAGCGCACGCGCGAGCTCTCGCGAGCCCAGGCGCGCCTGGTGGACACCGCACGCGAGGTGGGCATGGCGGAGGTGGCCTCCAACGTGCTGCACAACGTGGGCAACGTGCTCACCAGTGCCGTCGTCAACATGGAGGTGATGAGCAAGACCGCGGGCGCCCTGCGCGTGGGCCGGGTGAGGCAGGCCGGCGCCCTGCTGCTGGAGCACCGGGAGTCCCTGGCGGACTTCCTGACGAAGGATCCGCGGGGCGGCCAGATGCCGGAATACCTGGTGGCGCTCGGCGACGAGATGATGCGCGAGCAGACGCGCCTGATGGAGGACATGGCGGCGATGAACCGGCACATCGAGCACATCCGCGCCATCGTCCAGGTGCAGCAGACGTATGCGCGCAACTCGCTGATGACGGAGGAGTGCGAGCTGTCCCAGCTCATCGACGACGCGCTGCGCATCCAGCTGGCGTCCCTACGGCGTCACGGCGTCACCGTCCATCGGGAAGTGTCGGAGCTGCCCCGGGTGAAGGTGGACAAGCACAAGGTGCTGCAGATCCTCATCAACCTGCTGAGCAACGCCGAACACGCGCTGGACGGAGTGCCCGAGGGCCGGCGCGACCTCTGGGTGAGACTGGTGGCCGAGGGAGGCGTGGCGCGCATCCAGGTGGCGGACAGCGGCGTGGGCATCGCGCCGGAGCTGATGGACAGCCTGTTCACCCACGGCTTCACCACGCGCAAGGACGGCCACGGCTTCGGGCTGCACTCGAGCGCGCTGGCGGCACAGATGCTCAAGGGCCGCCTCCTCCTGGAGAGCGCGGGTCCCGGCCAGGGCGCCGTGGCCACGCTGGAGCTTCCGCTCACCTCCGACGGGAGTCCCCGCGCGTCGTCGTGA
- a CDS encoding trifunctional serine/threonine-protein kinase/ATP-binding protein/sensor histidine kinase: MLDIPGYKVLGTLLAKGSNVLFHAVREADGVPVILKTPLAPSPGASENERYRREFAILQRLRDVRGVTRPYAYERIHERPVLLLERIQGEPLSEATGQPMEVSRFLSLALSLVSTLAEVHLRDIIHKDIKPSNIILEPSGEARLIDFGVATLQRVEHLEAAPAHLIEGTLAYMSPEQTGRMNRVVDHRTDFYSLGVTFYELLTGRRPFQARDALEWFHAHLTQRPKPPHELNPQVPPALSALVMKLLAKVAEERYQSAEGLKADLERCHEALGQGVREVFPLGTQDTPQRFQLPQRLYGREAQVAALLEGFERVTRTGRPELLLLSGYSGIGKSSLVHELYKPVVRRRGFFLNGKFDQFQRDIPYATLAQTLRGLVQQLLAGSEEELARWREQVNRAWDGEGQVLVDLVPQLEVLVGPQPALQELPASEAQQRLFRVVRQFTAVFSTKEHPVVVFLDDLQWADSASLWPLEQMLCQPETPPVLWLGAYRDNEVGPSHPLMTMLEKAREAGTRLTDLRLEPLRVEQVEELVGETLPGAGQEVVSPLAVLVHEKTGGNPFFLRQLLVTLHQDGLLVRLPKGGWRWDAEGVRARDYSENIVDFMVGRLRQFLPGTQHLLQLAACAGAVFSLQMLGTLAGLSEVEQVEQGLEPALREGLLGRVGPETYRFLHDRIQQAAHSLSSEEKRQQVHLRIGRLLLQSLSPEQVRESLFEVVSQLNAGLALMEDPTERHQLARLNAEAGRKAQAALALRPALTYFWTAFALIPGDPWETDPALSFQVRLAQARTELMSGDPFVAQRLAESLLPRSRSRADTVAVHVLLMDVHLGTGKFREGMNSMLECLARLGMPVSPNPTREEAVAAHEEVWTLLGQRPIESLLELPLMTNPDMKMAVVALFKLFPGAYSSSNPHLLVIILSQMVSLTLRHGFVDGAVSGYAWFGVITGSFFKRYREGHAFARLALGFVERYHLSARRGGVLLGMQFSSYWVQPLARAQELLLNGLRHALQVGDIAPACYCSVYLFANRLAMGHSLDEVYQESLVRAEYLGKTGFVDPQDWLLVIQRYVQQLRGHSLSFSTLDGEGFDERAYEARMKPERTGGAQCNYWVTKMQSRFMCGAYGEAREAADKAAGLLWASPGHLNAREGHLYRALTLAACFAGASPEQQREWMEAIERHHQQLAEWAENCPENFRALERLVFAERARLLGHAEEATRAYEQAIRSARENGAIQYVGLASELAANFWRTREAPIVAHAFAREARAAYQRWGARAKVQHLESLWPELAPTHSPQEALSTSSTDSTRIDALTVVKAQQAVSGEIELERLVTALIRAAMENAGAQKGALLLPGENTLAVAALFQTSPEGALVALDEGHHHELPWTLLAYVRRTREHVLIGDASQPHAFSSDAYLARGGARSVLCLPLLRREHFSGALYLENDLATNAFSPARLALLGHLASQAAISIENARLYADVQRARTELRRANDELERRVEERTRELKQAQARLVDTAREVGMAEVASNVLHNVGNVLTSAVVDLEMMSKTAGALRVGRVRQAGALLLEHRESLADFLTKDPRGGQMPEYLVALGDEMMREQTRLMEDMAAMNRHIEHIRAIVQVQQTYARNSLMREECELSQLVDDALRIQLESLRRHGITVHRELSRVPPVNVDKHKVLQILINLLSNAKHALDGVPERQRDLWVRLEAEGNVARIQVTDSGVGIAPELMDSLFIHGFTTRKDGHGFGLHSSALAARMLEGRLTLESEGPGQGAVATLELPLTPEGSSRASS; this comes from the coding sequence ATGTTGGACATCCCAGGTTACAAGGTCCTAGGTACCCTCCTGGCCAAGGGCTCGAACGTGCTGTTCCACGCGGTGCGCGAGGCCGATGGTGTCCCCGTCATCCTCAAGACGCCCCTGGCCCCCTCCCCCGGCGCCAGCGAGAACGAGCGCTACCGGCGGGAGTTCGCCATCCTGCAGCGGCTGCGGGACGTACGTGGGGTGACCAGGCCCTACGCCTACGAGCGGATTCACGAGCGGCCGGTGCTCCTGCTGGAGCGGATACAGGGCGAGCCCCTGTCCGAGGCCACGGGCCAGCCGATGGAGGTCTCCCGGTTCTTGAGTCTGGCCCTCTCGCTGGTCTCCACCCTGGCCGAGGTCCACCTCCGCGACATCATCCACAAGGACATCAAGCCCTCCAACATCATCCTGGAGCCATCCGGCGAGGCGCGACTCATCGACTTCGGTGTCGCGACGTTGCAGCGGGTGGAGCACCTGGAGGCGGCCCCCGCGCATCTCATCGAGGGCACGCTGGCGTACATGTCGCCCGAGCAGACCGGGCGGATGAACCGCGTGGTGGACCACCGCACGGACTTCTACTCGCTGGGTGTCACCTTCTACGAGCTGCTCACGGGGCGCAGGCCCTTTCAAGCCAGGGACGCGCTCGAGTGGTTTCATGCGCACCTGACGCAGCGCCCGAAGCCGCCCCACGAGCTGAATCCCCAGGTGCCGCCCGCCTTGTCCGCGCTCGTCATGAAGCTGCTGGCCAAGGTAGCCGAGGAGCGATACCAGAGCGCCGAGGGCTTGAAGGCCGATCTGGAGCGCTGCCACGAGGCACTCGGCCAGGGCGTGCGGGAGGTGTTCCCCCTGGGGACCCAGGACACGCCCCAACGCTTCCAACTGCCGCAACGGCTCTATGGGCGTGAGGCGCAGGTGGCGGCCCTGCTCGAGGGCTTCGAGCGCGTGACGCGCACGGGCCGGCCGGAGTTGCTGCTGCTCAGTGGTTACTCGGGCATCGGCAAGTCCTCGCTGGTGCACGAGCTGTACAAGCCGGTGGTGCGGCGGCGCGGGTTCTTCCTGAACGGCAAGTTCGACCAGTTCCAACGGGACATCCCCTACGCCACCCTGGCCCAGACCCTGCGCGGGCTGGTGCAGCAACTGCTCGCCGGCAGCGAAGAGGAACTCGCCCGGTGGCGCGAGCAGGTGAACCGGGCGTGGGACGGCGAGGGACAGGTGCTCGTGGACCTGGTGCCCCAACTGGAAGTCCTCGTGGGTCCACAGCCCGCGCTCCAGGAGTTGCCCGCCAGCGAGGCGCAGCAGCGCCTCTTCCGGGTGGTGCGCCAGTTCACGGCGGTGTTCTCCACGAAGGAGCACCCGGTGGTGGTGTTCCTGGATGACCTGCAGTGGGCGGACTCCGCCAGCCTGTGGCCGCTCGAGCAGATGCTGTGCCAACCGGAGACTCCCCCCGTGTTGTGGCTCGGCGCCTACCGGGACAACGAGGTGGGCCCTTCGCACCCGCTGATGACGATGTTGGAGAAGGCGCGCGAGGCGGGCACGCGCCTCACGGACCTCCGGCTGGAGCCGCTGCGCGTGGAGCAGGTGGAGGAGTTGGTGGGCGAGACGCTCCCAGGAGCGGGCCAGGAGGTGGTTTCTCCCCTCGCGGTGCTGGTGCACGAGAAGACGGGAGGCAACCCCTTCTTCCTGCGGCAACTGCTGGTGACACTCCATCAGGATGGCCTGCTCGTGCGCCTGCCGAAAGGAGGCTGGCGGTGGGATGCCGAGGGAGTACGGGCCCGGGACTACTCGGAGAACATCGTCGACTTCATGGTGGGCAGGCTGCGCCAGTTCCTCCCGGGCACGCAGCACCTGCTGCAACTGGCGGCGTGCGCGGGCGCCGTCTTCTCGCTCCAGATGTTGGGCACCCTCGCGGGACTGTCCGAGGTGGAGCAGGTGGAGCAGGGCCTGGAGCCCGCGCTGCGCGAAGGCCTGCTGGGGCGCGTGGGTCCGGAGACGTACCGATTCCTGCACGACCGCATCCAGCAGGCGGCCCATTCGCTCAGCTCCGAGGAGAAGCGCCAGCAGGTGCACCTGCGCATCGGCCGGCTGCTGCTCCAGAGCCTGTCGCCGGAGCAGGTGCGCGAGTCGCTCTTCGAGGTGGTGAGCCAGCTCAACGCCGGGTTGGCGCTCATGGAGGATCCCACCGAGCGCCACCAGCTCGCGCGGCTCAACGCCGAGGCGGGCAGGAAGGCCCAGGCCGCGCTCGCGCTGCGCCCCGCCCTCACCTACTTCTGGACGGCCTTCGCGCTCATTCCCGGGGACCCCTGGGAGACGGACCCCGCCCTGTCCTTCCAGGTGCGACTCGCCCAGGCGCGCACGGAGCTCATGAGCGGCGACCCCTTCGTGGCACAACGTCTCGCCGAGTCACTCCTCCCCCGGTCACGCTCCCGCGCGGACACCGTGGCCGTCCACGTGCTGCTCATGGATGTCCACCTGGGCACGGGAAAGTTCCGGGAGGGCATGAACTCCATGCTGGAGTGCCTGGCGCGGCTGGGCATGCCCGTCTCGCCGAACCCCACCCGGGAGGAGGCCGTGGCCGCCCACGAGGAGGTGTGGACCCTGCTGGGGCAGCGCCCCATCGAGAGCCTCCTCGAGTTGCCCCTCATGACCAACCCGGACATGAAGATGGCCGTCGTCGCCCTCTTCAAGCTCTTCCCCGGCGCCTACTCCTCCAGCAACCCCCACCTGCTCGTCATCATCCTGAGCCAGATGGTCTCCCTGACCCTGCGCCACGGCTTCGTGGACGGCGCCGTGTCCGGGTACGCCTGGTTCGGCGTCATCACCGGCTCGTTCTTCAAGCGCTACCGGGAAGGCCATGCCTTCGCACGGCTCGCCCTCGGCTTCGTCGAGCGCTACCACCTGTCCGCCCGCCGGGGTGGCGTGCTGCTCGGCATGCAGTTCAGCAGCTACTGGGTCCAACCCCTCGCCCGAGCGCAGGAACTGCTCCTCAACGGCCTGCGGCATGCGCTTCAAGTGGGCGACATCGCGCCCGCCTGCTACTGCAGCGTCTATCTCTTCGCCAATCGCCTGGCCATGGGGCACTCCCTGGACGAGGTCTACCAGGAGTCGCTCGTACGCGCCGAGTACCTGGGCAAGACGGGCTTCGTGGATCCCCAGGACTGGCTCCTGGTGATTCAGCGCTACGTGCAACAGCTGCGCGGCCACTCCCTGTCATTCTCCACCCTGGATGGAGAGGGCTTCGATGAACGGGCCTACGAAGCGCGGATGAAGCCCGAGCGCACGGGCGGCGCGCAGTGCAACTATTGGGTCACCAAGATGCAGTCGCGCTTCATGTGCGGCGCCTACGGGGAAGCCCGAGAAGCGGCGGACAAAGCAGCCGGGTTGTTGTGGGCCAGCCCTGGCCACCTCAATGCCCGCGAAGGCCACCTCTACCGCGCCCTGACCCTGGCCGCGTGCTTCGCGGGGGCCTCGCCCGAGCAGCAGCGGGAGTGGATGGAGGCCATCGAGCGGCACCACCAGCAGCTCGCGGAGTGGGCGGAGAATTGCCCGGAGAACTTCCGCGCGCTCGAGCGGCTCGTCTTCGCGGAGCGGGCCCGGCTCCTGGGGCACGCGGAGGAGGCGACACGGGCCTACGAGCAGGCCATCCGCTCGGCCCGGGAGAACGGCGCCATCCAGTACGTGGGGCTGGCCAGTGAGCTCGCGGCGAACTTCTGGCGCACGCGCGAGGCGCCCATCGTCGCCCACGCCTTCGCGCGCGAGGCCCGGGCGGCCTATCAACGGTGGGGAGCGCGGGCCAAGGTCCAGCACCTGGAGTCCCTGTGGCCAGAGCTCGCGCCCACCCACTCCCCCCAGGAAGCGCTGAGCACCAGCAGCACGGACTCCACCCGCATCGACGCGCTCACGGTGGTCAAGGCCCAGCAGGCCGTCTCCGGAGAGATCGAGCTGGAGCGCCTGGTGACGGCGCTGATACGGGCGGCGATGGAGAACGCCGGCGCCCAGAAGGGTGCCCTGCTGCTGCCTGGGGAAAACACGCTCGCGGTGGCGGCCCTCTTCCAGACCTCGCCGGAGGGCGCCCTGGTGGCCTTGGACGAGGGACACCACCACGAGCTGCCGTGGACCCTCCTGGCCTATGTCCGGCGCACGCGCGAACACGTGCTCATCGGCGATGCCTCCCAGCCCCATGCGTTCTCCTCCGATGCGTACCTGGCGCGCGGCGGAGCCCGCTCGGTGTTGTGCCTGCCCCTGCTGCGGCGGGAGCACTTCTCCGGGGCCCTGTACCTGGAGAACGACCTGGCCACCAACGCCTTCAGCCCGGCACGCCTGGCGCTGCTGGGACACCTCGCGTCGCAGGCGGCCATCTCCATCGAGAACGCGCGACTGTACGCGGACGTGCAGCGCGCCCGGACGGAGCTGCGCCGGGCCAATGACGAGCTGGAGCGGCGGGTGGAGGAGCGCACGCGCGAGCTCAAGCAAGCCCAGGCGCGCCTGGTGGACACCGCGCGCGAGGTGGGTATGGCGGAGGTGGCCTCCAACGTGCTGCACAACGTGGGCAACGTGCTCACCAGTGCCGTCGTCGACCTGGAGATGATGAGCAAGACCGCGGGCGCCCTGCGCGTGGGCCGGGTGAGGCAGGCCGGCGCCCTGCTGCTGGAGCACCGGGAGTCCCTGGCGGACTTCCTGACGAAGGATCCGCGGGGCGGCCAGATGCCGGAATACCTGGTGGCGCTCGGCGACGAGATGATGCGCGAGCAGACGCGCCTGATGGAGGACATGGCGGCGATGAACCGGCACATCGAGCACATCCGCGCCATCGTCCAGGTGCAGCAGACGTATGCGCGCAACTCACTGATGCGGGAGGAGTGCGAGCTGTCCCAGCTCGTCGACGACGCGCTGCGCATCCAACTGGAGTCCTTGCGGCGTCACGGCATCACCGTCCATCGGGAGCTGTCGCGGGTGCCCCCGGTGAACGTGGACAAGCACAAGGTGTTGCAGATCCTCATCAACCTGCTGAGCAACGCCAAACACGCGCTGGACGGAGTGCCCGAGCGCCAGCGCGACCTCTGGGTGAGGCTGGAGGCCGAAGGCAACGTGGCGCGCATCCAGGTGACGGACAGCGGCGTGGGCATCGCGCCGGAGCTGATGGACAGCCTGTTCATCCACGGCTTCACCACGCGCAAGGACGGCCACGGCTTCGGGCTGCACTCGAGCGCACTGGCGGCGCGGATGCTCGAGGGCCGCCTCACCCTGGAGAGCGAGGGCCCCGGCCAGGGCGCCGTGGCCACGCTGGAACTTCCGCTCACCCCCGAAGGAAGTTCCCGCGCGTCGTCGTGA
- a CDS encoding DUF6881 domain-containing protein, protein MKYFAVRWVHSDPEYPVLRLGEYDGGGWEQRKIDVYRDGRVGFADAHEERDAELALVPMPGLEEIAAETESAPLEITRAEFERLWEQRRAGGAYWKAALLTTTRGNFLRG, encoded by the coding sequence ATGAAGTACTTCGCGGTGCGGTGGGTTCATTCGGATCCGGAGTATCCGGTCCTGCGTCTTGGCGAGTACGACGGTGGGGGGTGGGAGCAGCGGAAGATCGATGTCTACCGGGATGGGCGGGTGGGCTTCGCGGATGCGCACGAGGAGCGCGACGCGGAGCTGGCCCTGGTGCCGATGCCCGGCCTGGAGGAGATCGCCGCCGAGACGGAGTCGGCGCCCCTGGAAATCACCCGGGCGGAGTTCGAGCGGCTCTGGGAGCAGCGCCGGGCGGGGGGCGCTTACTGGAAGGCCGCGCTGCTCACGACGACGCGCGGGAACTTCCTTCGGGGGTGA